A single Sulfurimonas aquatica DNA region contains:
- a CDS encoding shikimate dehydrogenase — protein sequence MQKLFSIFGDPVSHSRSPLMHNTVFKNLNYPACYTRTHLLDGSKLKETFFSLGLSGANVTVPHKEAAFEACDEIRGFAKTVGVVNTLVNENGKLIGYNTDADGFIYSIEEFKNIKNILILGAGGTAKALAARFLQENFSVSIMNRSEGRLSYFKELGCECFHWSNYESSKYDLIVNTTSAGLKDEELPAPKELVEILLNNTRYVADAIYGKLTPFLKMAKSKNIIYKDGADMLLGQGILANELFVNAVLKKEDIKKHMLHSFQL from the coding sequence ATGCAAAAACTCTTCTCTATATTTGGTGACCCCGTGTCACACTCTCGCTCTCCTCTTATGCATAACACTGTTTTTAAAAATCTAAACTATCCTGCTTGTTACACTAGAACCCATCTACTTGATGGTTCTAAACTCAAAGAGACTTTTTTCTCACTGGGGCTTAGTGGTGCTAATGTTACTGTCCCACATAAAGAAGCTGCGTTTGAAGCTTGTGATGAGATACGAGGCTTTGCAAAAACAGTGGGCGTTGTAAACACTCTTGTAAATGAAAATGGTAAGCTTATTGGCTATAACACAGATGCTGATGGTTTTATCTACTCTATTGAAGAGTTTAAAAATATTAAAAACATCCTTATTCTTGGAGCCGGTGGTACGGCCAAGGCATTAGCGGCGAGATTTTTACAAGAAAACTTTTCAGTTAGCATAATGAATAGAAGTGAAGGAAGACTCTCTTACTTTAAAGAACTTGGATGTGAATGTTTTCATTGGAGTAATTATGAAAGTAGTAAATATGACTTAATTGTCAACACTACTAGTGCTGGATTAAAAGATGAAGAACTCCCAGCACCAAAAGAGCTAGTAGAAATACTGCTAAACAACACAAGGTATGTAGCAGATGCCATTTATGGTAAGTTAACGCCATTCTTAAAAATGGCAAAGAGTAAAAATATTATTTATAAAGATGGTGCAGATATGCTTTTAGGTCAAGGTATTTTAGCAAATGAGCTTTTTGTAAATGCTGTGCTAAAAAAAGAGGATATTAAAAAGCATATGCTTCATAGTTTTCAACTATAA
- a CDS encoding anthranilate synthase component I family protein yields the protein MIYSKQFTLDQFAPIAVYSKLKEMFSEEITYLFESADQSDGNYSFICIGARERLQYIDNKTVYTKSNGTKEVKEENPFDFLKNYYKSIDTTPYKNAIAELKVGYVDGFIGYIGYDMVKVFEPKLSSSMDNLRDDLNTPDLDLILPKMILVYSHKNHKITLVSTLKEYSEKFEAIHDDLKGTYTYKHRVHNIGKDKGTFAHSKEKFFEMIDKSKEMIKSGDVFQILMTNRFTRNIKVDPFSFYRILRGKNPSPYMFLMEYEDFSIVGSSPEVMVRLQDGELLLRPIAGTRKRGKTKELDKELELELLADPKELSEHLMLIDLGRNDVSRVAKTGTVKVEDMMHIERFSHVMHIVSDVVAQLDDDKDMFDLFMATFTAGTMTGAPKIRAMELIAEYEGLKRGFYSGSIGYFGFDGNMDSTITIRTAMVKEDCVILQAGAGIVADSQKESEYQEVENKLGALIHSLEDLDKD from the coding sequence TTGATATATTCTAAACAATTTACTCTAGACCAATTTGCACCTATTGCCGTTTACTCAAAACTCAAAGAGATGTTTTCAGAGGAGATTACCTATCTCTTTGAGAGTGCGGATCAGAGTGATGGGAACTACAGTTTCATCTGTATTGGAGCAAGAGAACGCCTTCAATATATAGATAATAAAACAGTCTATACAAAGAGTAATGGCACTAAAGAAGTAAAAGAAGAAAATCCTTTTGATTTTTTAAAAAATTACTATAAATCTATAGATACTACTCCCTATAAAAATGCAATAGCAGAATTGAAAGTTGGCTATGTAGATGGCTTTATAGGTTATATTGGTTACGATATGGTTAAAGTTTTTGAGCCAAAACTCTCCTCAAGTATGGATAATCTTAGAGATGATCTAAATACTCCTGATCTTGATTTAATCCTACCAAAGATGATACTTGTCTACTCACATAAAAACCATAAAATAACTCTTGTAAGCACGTTAAAAGAGTATAGTGAAAAATTTGAAGCTATTCATGATGACTTAAAAGGGACCTATACATATAAGCATAGAGTTCATAATATTGGTAAAGACAAAGGAACTTTTGCTCATTCAAAAGAAAAGTTCTTTGAAATGATTGACAAGTCAAAAGAGATGATAAAAAGTGGTGATGTATTTCAGATACTCATGACTAATAGATTTACACGAAACATTAAAGTTGACCCTTTTAGCTTTTATAGAATTTTACGAGGTAAAAACCCCTCTCCTTATATGTTTTTGATGGAATATGAAGATTTTAGCATTGTTGGCTCATCCCCTGAAGTAATGGTTCGCCTTCAAGATGGGGAACTTCTTCTTCGTCCAATTGCAGGAACTCGCAAACGCGGAAAAACAAAAGAGTTAGATAAAGAGCTAGAACTTGAACTATTAGCTGATCCTAAAGAGTTATCTGAACATCTTATGCTAATAGACTTGGGTAGAAATGACGTAAGCCGCGTTGCAAAGACGGGCACTGTAAAAGTTGAAGACATGATGCATATAGAACGCTTCTCTCATGTTATGCACATAGTTTCAGATGTTGTTGCCCAGCTTGATGATGACAAAGATATGTTTGATTTATTTATGGCTACGTTTACAGCAGGAACTATGACGGGTGCTCCAAAGATACGCGCTATGGAGCTTATAGCTGAGTATGAAGGTCTTAAACGCGGTTTTTATAGTGGTAGCATAGGCTACTTTGGTTTTGATGGTAATATGGATAGTACTATCACAATAAGAACAGCTATGGTTAAAGAAGATTGTGTAATTCTTCAAGCTGGAGCAGGAATCGTAGCTGATTCACAAAAAGAGTCAGAATACCAAGAGGTAGAGAATAAACTCGGAGCGCTTATCCATTCTCTTGAAGATTTAGATAAAGACTAA
- a CDS encoding SPOR domain-containing protein: protein MNDKNELNDIILNKGTTANSNKKIILAVATLGVILIIVVMLMNSLSSSGTSNLPQAVLPPEPTKQLPSTATQEPLFEEVDVVQESSSDADLDMIAKKLKQESLEEDLIAEETQEIVEPVVVKKAVVKKEIAKKSVKHVQPSKAIAKSSSASDKTYYIQVGSFSKYAPNKKFLSSISNLGFNYEYHKVGILNKVLVGPFNTSKEAKDARKVLRSKVEPGAFLVKM, encoded by the coding sequence ATGAATGATAAAAATGAATTAAACGACATAATATTGAATAAAGGCACAACAGCCAACTCTAACAAGAAAATCATCTTAGCAGTTGCTACACTTGGTGTTATCTTAATCATTGTCGTTATGTTAATGAACTCATTAAGCTCAAGTGGAACAAGTAACTTACCTCAAGCTGTACTTCCTCCTGAGCCAACAAAACAACTTCCCTCAACAGCTACACAAGAACCACTTTTTGAAGAGGTTGATGTAGTTCAAGAGAGTAGTTCAGATGCTGATTTAGATATGATTGCTAAAAAGCTTAAACAAGAGAGTTTAGAAGAAGATTTGATCGCTGAAGAGACACAAGAGATAGTAGAACCAGTGGTAGTAAAAAAAGCTGTAGTAAAAAAAGAGATAGCTAAGAAAAGTGTAAAACATGTTCAGCCGTCAAAAGCCATTGCTAAAAGTAGCAGTGCAAGCGATAAAACTTACTACATTCAAGTTGGATCATTCTCAAAATATGCACCAAACAAAAAATTCTTAAGTTCTATAAGTAACTTAGGCTTTAATTATGAATATCACAAAGTTGGTATTTTAAACAAAGTTCTTGTAGGACCATTTAATACATCAAAAGAAGCAAAAGATGCTAGAAAAGTTCTTCGCTCAAAAGTTGAGCCAGGTGCATTTTTAGTAAAAATGTAG